One part of the Sporocytophaga myxococcoides DSM 11118 genome encodes these proteins:
- a CDS encoding gliding motility-associated C-terminal domain-containing protein: protein MHFRALLFSILFATLALSEAKGQNVFFSASDDNSAFLCEDGRVFLTGENNVGQLGIGSLVPSNVPILISGINGGIPPRCKQVSLEGVTTFMALTNSGDTVLSWGPNDRGQVGDGTLNKRLTPYIVKGVGGLGHLSNIKQISTGNTTGYALTNDGKVLSWGGNANGETGTGNFTDPVYYPSYVLKAPGDTLKNVKAISGGGTFCIALLCDGSVWGWGKNHVGQLGQSNKTNSAYAIPVKDKSGKSVLNNIIKIEAADNYSYALSNSDTLWVWGPNWDGRLGTGNKTDRLLPDYVRSTDGTKHLSGVVAIAGGQGVALALMSDKTVCAWGLNDYGQLGKNDTLDSALPVKVKDPSGTGDLKDINYISVGDIHCIVRNDKNEIYVWGGNPLGQLGLNDHVDRWLPVMLTLPCEPDRDVFPGNGKMENASSVCVESNKGKVYITKYHSAIERWELSTDNFETFTSIVNTSFSNEYINLKKKTYYRVLLNDCGKTFYSPVTVIDIDSLTKSGIVESSASVRAHLNKDTLRLKDYKGTILFWEYSKDNFTTDWQIIKSSESSCVYNNLLKTTYYRAYVKRGSCPARYSEAAEIRIVDASEVKVYNGFTPNGDNINDEWIIDFIDLYPDNKVEIYNRWGQLVYRNNSYNNESKVWKGESNVAGKVPLEDDTYFYVINLGEGNPVMKGYVVINR, encoded by the coding sequence ATGCATTTCAGAGCTCTTCTGTTTAGTATATTATTTGCTACTCTTGCTTTATCAGAAGCTAAGGGCCAGAATGTATTTTTTTCTGCGAGTGATGATAACTCTGCTTTTTTGTGTGAAGATGGAAGAGTATTTTTAACAGGTGAAAATAACGTTGGACAGCTTGGAATAGGTTCCTTAGTTCCTTCCAATGTGCCTATCCTGATTTCCGGTATAAATGGAGGAATACCTCCCAGATGTAAACAGGTATCTTTGGAAGGAGTAACAACTTTTATGGCGCTTACCAATTCAGGAGACACAGTTTTATCATGGGGGCCCAATGATCGCGGTCAGGTGGGTGATGGGACATTGAACAAAAGACTTACTCCCTACATCGTAAAAGGTGTTGGAGGTTTAGGACATTTGAGTAATATAAAGCAGATTTCGACAGGAAATACAACCGGGTATGCGCTAACAAATGATGGTAAGGTGTTAAGTTGGGGTGGCAATGCCAATGGGGAAACAGGTACTGGTAATTTTACTGATCCTGTATATTATCCTTCATATGTGTTAAAGGCACCTGGCGATACTTTGAAGAATGTAAAAGCAATCAGCGGAGGTGGTACATTTTGCATTGCTTTGTTATGTGATGGCAGCGTATGGGGCTGGGGAAAAAACCATGTAGGCCAACTTGGTCAGAGTAATAAAACAAATTCAGCATATGCCATACCTGTTAAGGATAAATCAGGAAAGTCTGTTTTGAATAATATTATAAAAATAGAAGCTGCGGATAATTATTCGTATGCCTTATCTAACAGTGATACTCTTTGGGTCTGGGGACCTAACTGGGACGGCAGGCTTGGTACTGGGAATAAAACCGATCGCCTGTTACCTGATTATGTTAGGAGTACTGATGGTACCAAGCATTTGTCCGGTGTTGTTGCTATCGCAGGTGGGCAAGGTGTAGCTCTTGCTTTAATGTCTGACAAGACTGTCTGCGCCTGGGGACTTAATGATTATGGTCAGCTTGGTAAAAATGATACTCTGGATTCTGCTCTCCCGGTAAAGGTTAAAGACCCTTCAGGTACCGGAGATTTGAAAGATATTAATTATATATCTGTCGGAGATATTCATTGCATAGTGAGAAATGATAAAAATGAAATTTACGTTTGGGGTGGAAATCCTCTCGGCCAGCTGGGGCTTAATGATCACGTAGATAGATGGCTTCCCGTCATGCTAACTTTGCCATGTGAACCTGATAGAGATGTATTTCCAGGTAATGGAAAAATGGAGAATGCTTCTTCTGTTTGTGTTGAATCTAATAAAGGCAAAGTTTATATTACTAAATACCATTCAGCAATTGAGAGGTGGGAACTATCGACAGATAATTTTGAGACTTTTACATCTATTGTTAATACCAGCTTTTCTAATGAATATATAAATCTTAAGAAGAAAACTTATTACAGAGTTTTATTAAATGATTGTGGTAAAACATTCTATTCTCCTGTAACTGTAATAGATATAGATTCATTGACCAAAAGCGGTATAGTTGAATCATCAGCGAGTGTCCGTGCTCATTTGAATAAAGATACTCTCCGTTTAAAAGATTATAAAGGAACAATTTTGTTCTGGGAATATTCAAAAGATAATTTTACTACAGACTGGCAAATTATAAAGTCCTCGGAATCTTCTTGTGTTTATAATAACTTGTTAAAAACGACTTATTACAGGGCCTATGTCAAAAGAGGCAGTTGTCCTGCCAGGTATTCTGAAGCTGCAGAGATAAGGATTGTTGATGCTTCCGAAGTTAAGGTTTATAACGGATTTACTCCGAATGGAGATAATATCAATGATGAGTGGATTATAGATTTTATTGATTTATATCCTGATAACAAAGTGGAAATATATAATCGCTGGGGACAGTTGGTATATAGAAATAATTCATATAATAATGAATCCAAAGTGTGGAAGGGAGAAAGTAATGTTGCTGGAAAAGTACCTTTAGAAGACGACACTTATTTTTATGTAATTAATTTGGGTGAAGGGAATCCGGTTATGAAGGGATATGTAGTAATTAACAGATAG
- a CDS encoding RNA polymerase sigma factor, whose amino-acid sequence MRRLNDKEILKAIRTGDNESVLSNLYKDVLPHIKKYITNNSGSHEDAKDIFQDTVVIFYNQVKLNKFDERKEIGAFMFSVARNLWINKAKRDNRLVNTTEFDDSEEEGTDVLADMITAEKAKAIEDIMDRVGEECKKLLMYTIYDKISLKEIAVKMGYSSDQVAKTYSYRCRQKLFNLVKDNSHIISLFKQ is encoded by the coding sequence ATGAGAAGGCTAAATGATAAAGAAATACTGAAGGCGATCAGAACAGGAGATAATGAATCTGTTCTGAGTAATCTGTATAAAGATGTCCTTCCTCATATCAAAAAATATATCACCAACAATAGTGGCTCTCATGAGGATGCGAAGGATATATTTCAAGATACCGTAGTGATATTTTATAATCAGGTCAAACTTAATAAGTTTGATGAAAGGAAGGAAATAGGAGCCTTTATGTTTAGTGTGGCCAGGAATCTTTGGATCAATAAGGCAAAGAGGGATAATAGACTTGTTAATACAACTGAGTTTGATGACAGTGAAGAAGAAGGTACGGATGTATTGGCGGATATGATTACAGCAGAGAAGGCTAAAGCAATAGAAGATATAATGGATAGGGTTGGCGAAGAATGTAAGAAGCTTCTGATGTATACTATATATGATAAAATCAGTCTTAAAGAAATAGCTGTAAAAATGGGCTACTCGAGTGATCAGGTAGCTAAAACATATAGTTACAGATGCAGGCAAAAACTGTTCAATCTGGTAAAAGATAATTCTCACATCATATCATTATTTAAGCAATGA
- a CDS encoding GDSL-type esterase/lipase family protein — protein sequence MGNTKKIFFALLFILLLSPALGYCFSGKGIVADNKLKSLIAPDGCSYQWFKEGKLIEGGVDQSLSVDDGGNYSVKITEESGYTHTEDITIAINSVGAIIKIYTIGDSTVQDYNDGYYPRKGWGQVLPFFFNSNNVQVINKAVGGTSSKSFYNNFWPAVRNALQPGDYVFIQFGINDRNKADAARYAPTGGVFEEYLTKFVNEAKAKGAYPVLVATLRRNAWNADGTVYDSYHDHPVAVRTVANNLKVPLIDLDAKAKVQMEAAGQAYTTRFWYNNYVAGEYPNYPNGNTDDVHFQEMGAIAMANLVVQGIEELKSDANVSKLIPYIKPRYQIGVSVNPVGSDLATTRTASYPEGLTITLKTLPKTSGTFQKWNNASGGQLSTATLTTIKSGAISTSYSAIYKGATTTCSAIISASGSTSFCEGGSVTLTSSSGSSYIWKNETTQVGTSQTYVAANAGTYTVEVINVSGCKAVSPATVVSVQAKTTWYADVDGDGKGDPVVSQSSCTQPSGYVSDKTDLCPDDKYKSEPGVCGCGKTESSCVDCANVLNGTATLDACGVCVGGNTGKKACVGKLQAEEACEVDGIRNESTNAGFEGSGYVNADNAIGKSATFSFNAEASGNYKLLIRYANGGATSRSSGIVINSIEQSNVLVFPSTGNFTTWITLEADVYLNYGNNMVRLAAKTADGLPNLDYIGFTDNSVSEGSCVVTSILAEDLSSNNVICYPNPFTGSIVLRTSGNYTYSFYDLSGKEIESGKGFETGLGGSELLPGVYVLRLKTEKSIKTLRIIKK from the coding sequence ATGGGAAATACTAAAAAAATATTCTTCGCTTTATTATTCATTTTATTATTATCACCTGCATTGGGCTATTGTTTTTCCGGAAAAGGAATAGTAGCAGATAATAAATTGAAATCATTGATAGCTCCGGATGGCTGCTCGTATCAATGGTTTAAAGAAGGAAAACTTATTGAAGGAGGAGTTGATCAATCTCTTTCAGTTGATGATGGAGGCAATTACTCTGTGAAGATCACAGAAGAGTCAGGATATACACATACAGAAGATATAACTATAGCAATCAACTCAGTTGGAGCAATTATAAAAATTTATACCATAGGCGATTCTACTGTTCAGGACTATAATGACGGATATTATCCGAGAAAAGGATGGGGGCAGGTTTTGCCTTTCTTTTTTAACAGTAATAATGTTCAAGTGATTAATAAAGCTGTTGGAGGTACAAGCTCAAAAAGTTTTTACAACAACTTCTGGCCTGCAGTTAGAAATGCTTTGCAGCCGGGAGATTATGTATTTATTCAGTTTGGGATAAACGATAGAAATAAAGCAGATGCAGCCCGGTATGCTCCAACAGGAGGAGTGTTCGAAGAGTATTTGACAAAGTTTGTAAATGAAGCGAAAGCCAAAGGTGCTTATCCTGTTCTTGTCGCTACGTTGAGAAGAAATGCCTGGAATGCTGATGGAACAGTTTATGATTCATATCATGATCATCCTGTTGCCGTGCGCACTGTTGCAAACAATCTGAAAGTTCCTTTGATAGATTTGGATGCAAAGGCAAAAGTGCAGATGGAAGCTGCAGGTCAGGCCTATACTACTCGTTTCTGGTACAATAATTACGTTGCCGGAGAATATCCTAACTATCCTAATGGAAATACGGACGATGTTCATTTTCAGGAGATGGGTGCTATAGCAATGGCGAATCTCGTGGTGCAGGGGATCGAAGAGCTGAAGTCAGATGCAAATGTTAGTAAACTTATTCCTTATATAAAACCAAGATATCAGATAGGTGTCAGTGTAAATCCTGTTGGTTCGGATTTGGCGACCACACGGACTGCAAGCTATCCTGAAGGCCTTACTATAACTTTAAAGACTTTGCCCAAAACCAGTGGAACCTTTCAGAAATGGAACAATGCTTCGGGAGGTCAATTATCAACTGCAACGCTTACAACAATTAAGTCTGGAGCAATTTCAACATCATATTCAGCTATTTATAAAGGAGCAACTACTACCTGTTCTGCAATTATTTCGGCTTCTGGATCCACCTCTTTCTGCGAAGGAGGAAGTGTTACTTTAACTTCATCCTCTGGTTCATCTTATATTTGGAAGAATGAAACTACTCAGGTAGGAACTTCCCAGACTTATGTAGCTGCAAATGCAGGTACTTATACCGTAGAAGTAATCAATGTTAGTGGTTGCAAGGCTGTTTCACCTGCAACTGTAGTTTCAGTTCAAGCCAAAACTACATGGTATGCAGATGTTGATGGAGATGGAAAAGGAGATCCTGTAGTCTCTCAATCATCATGCACACAGCCTTCAGGATATGTATCAGACAAAACAGACCTATGCCCTGATGATAAATATAAATCAGAGCCGGGAGTTTGCGGTTGTGGGAAAACAGAATCAAGTTGTGTGGATTGTGCAAATGTTCTGAATGGCACCGCAACTTTGGATGCATGCGGAGTTTGCGTTGGTGGCAATACTGGTAAAAAAGCTTGTGTAGGTAAACTTCAGGCTGAGGAAGCATGTGAAGTAGATGGTATCCGGAATGAATCTACCAATGCAGGTTTTGAAGGTAGTGGATATGTGAATGCCGATAATGCTATTGGAAAGTCTGCAACTTTTTCATTTAATGCAGAGGCGTCCGGAAATTATAAACTCCTGATCAGATATGCGAATGGAGGTGCCACAAGTAGATCTTCCGGTATTGTAATTAACTCCATTGAACAGAGCAATGTACTTGTTTTTCCTTCTACAGGAAACTTTACAACATGGATTACTTTAGAGGCTGATGTTTATCTTAATTATGGAAATAATATGGTCAGATTAGCCGCAAAAACTGCTGATGGCTTGCCAAACCTTGATTATATCGGTTTTACAGATAACTCAGTCTCGGAAGGATCATGTGTGGTCACCAGCATTTTAGCTGAAGATCTTAGTTCCAATAATGTTATTTGTTATCCTAATCCATTTACAGGTTCTATTGTATTAAGAACTTCGGGAAATTATACCTATTCTTTTTATGATCTTTCCGGTAAAGAAATTGAATCGGGAAAAGGTTTTGAAACAGGTCTGGGGGGAAGCGAACTATTACCAGGTGTTTACGTGCTAAGATTAAAAACAGAAAAAAGTATCAAGACTTTGCGAATTATTAAAAAATAG
- a CDS encoding GDSL-type esterase/lipase family protein codes for MKGLLLKITKAGKLAILISLTFISLSAYSGEINKISYDKNLKALIAPDACSYQWFYNGQKINAEDDQVLKPSQTGEYSVLMTDDEGISTYQRVLLAIDATGAVITIYLIGDSTVCNYAASTYPMTGWGQMLPYFFNSANVKIDNRAIGGRSSRSFYEEGRWTTVKNALAAGDYVFIQFGHNDRDFSKAERYTSVEDYKKFLTIYVNESRAKGAIPVLVSPMVMNAWSNGTMRNVFTETGNNYRGGMLEVATALNVPFIDLNMKSWNLYKGLGQNYITRFVYHTYPAGEYPNYPNGITDGTHFQEMGAIENARMVVLGISELTSNASMVSLAKFLKPMYEIKVHVNPLGTDQMTTRTASYPEGLTVTLKTLPKTGSTFQLWKSAAGGQVSSATLTTVKSGAAATNYSAIYKGATTCSATIRASGATTFCEGGSVTLTSSIGSSYLWKNGTTQVATTQTYVAKTSGSYTVEVTDASGCKALSVATSITAQTNTIWYADADGDGKGDSKVSQSSCIQPTGYVADKTDLCPNDKNKSEPGNCGCGKTETSCMDCANVLNGTATLDACGVCVGGNTGKKACLYKFQAEEACEVDGIRNETTNAGFEGTGYVNAENAIGKSATFSFDAATSGNYKLLIRYANGGMASRSSGVSVNSIEQNSVPAFPSTGTFTTWSTLESEVYLNVGNNIVRLFAKTADGLPNIDFIGFTENAITAGHCLVTGVYLENMSSDESLCYPNPFTGAITLQAPHEYSYSIYDLTGKEVESGKGFKSGFAGNELLPGIYTIKLQTFQSTRTVRIIKR; via the coding sequence ATGAAAGGACTCCTTCTAAAAATTACTAAAGCCGGTAAACTGGCTATTCTTATTAGTTTAACTTTCATTTCTCTTTCAGCATATTCCGGGGAGATAAATAAAATAAGTTATGATAAAAATTTAAAGGCACTGATTGCTCCTGATGCTTGCAGTTATCAATGGTTTTATAATGGTCAGAAAATAAATGCTGAGGATGATCAGGTTTTAAAACCTTCACAAACCGGTGAATATTCGGTTTTGATGACTGATGATGAAGGTATTTCAACTTATCAGCGAGTATTGCTAGCTATTGATGCAACTGGTGCTGTTATAACTATATATTTGATAGGTGACTCTACTGTCTGTAATTATGCAGCATCGACCTATCCTATGACAGGATGGGGGCAAATGCTACCTTATTTTTTCAATAGTGCTAATGTTAAGATTGACAACAGGGCAATAGGAGGGAGAAGCAGCCGGAGCTTTTATGAAGAAGGCAGATGGACAACTGTGAAAAATGCTTTGGCTGCGGGAGATTATGTATTCATTCAATTCGGGCATAACGACAGAGATTTTTCAAAGGCTGAACGATATACCTCAGTTGAGGATTATAAGAAATTTCTAACCATTTATGTCAATGAAAGTCGGGCCAAAGGTGCTATACCAGTCCTTGTTTCTCCTATGGTAATGAACGCATGGAGCAATGGAACCATGCGTAATGTTTTTACAGAAACCGGTAATAACTATCGTGGAGGAATGCTTGAAGTTGCTACAGCTTTGAACGTACCTTTTATTGATCTTAATATGAAGTCCTGGAATCTATATAAAGGTTTGGGACAAAATTATATCACGAGGTTTGTTTATCATACATATCCTGCAGGTGAATATCCCAACTATCCTAATGGAATTACAGACGGGACACATTTTCAGGAGATGGGCGCTATAGAGAATGCTAGGATGGTGGTTCTGGGTATTTCAGAATTAACCAGTAATGCTAGCATGGTTAGTTTGGCTAAATTCCTGAAGCCTATGTATGAAATAAAAGTACATGTCAATCCTCTTGGGACAGATCAGATGACAACCCGTACAGCAAGCTATCCGGAAGGCCTGACGGTTACTTTAAAAACCTTACCTAAAACAGGTAGTACCTTTCAGCTATGGAAAAGTGCAGCAGGTGGACAAGTATCATCTGCTACACTTACAACTGTTAAATCAGGTGCGGCAGCTACCAACTATAGTGCAATTTATAAAGGAGCAACAACCTGTTCTGCAACCATCCGTGCTTCCGGTGCAACTACGTTTTGTGAAGGAGGAAGCGTTACACTAACATCTTCTATTGGTTCATCTTATCTTTGGAAAAACGGAACTACTCAGGTAGCAACTACACAGACTTATGTTGCTAAAACTTCTGGTTCTTATACTGTGGAAGTAACAGATGCCAGTGGTTGTAAAGCTTTGTCAGTAGCAACTTCTATAACTGCACAAACCAATACCATCTGGTATGCAGATGCAGATGGAGATGGAAAAGGAGATTCAAAAGTTTCACAATCATCATGCATTCAGCCTACTGGTTATGTAGCAGACAAAACAGATCTTTGTCCGAATGATAAAAATAAATCAGAGCCTGGAAATTGTGGATGCGGAAAAACAGAGACTAGTTGTATGGATTGTGCAAATGTTTTGAATGGCACTGCAACTTTGGATGCGTGTGGCGTTTGTGTAGGAGGGAACACTGGGAAAAAAGCTTGTTTATATAAATTTCAGGCAGAAGAAGCCTGTGAAGTTGATGGTATCCGCAATGAAACAACAAATGCAGGATTTGAAGGCACAGGTTATGTGAATGCTGAAAATGCCATTGGCAAATCAGCTACTTTTTCTTTTGATGCAGCAACTTCCGGAAATTATAAACTATTGATCAGATATGCAAATGGTGGTATGGCTAGTCGCTCTTCCGGAGTTTCGGTTAATTCTATAGAACAAAACAGTGTACCTGCATTTCCTTCTACAGGAACATTTACAACATGGTCAACATTAGAATCAGAAGTATATCTCAATGTAGGTAATAATATAGTCAGGTTGTTTGCAAAGACTGCTGATGGATTACCAAATATTGATTTTATTGGTTTTACAGAAAATGCTATTACAGCCGGTCATTGCCTGGTAACAGGAGTTTATTTAGAAAATATGAGTTCGGATGAAAGTCTTTGCTATCCAAATCCATTCACAGGAGCAATTACTTTGCAAGCCCCTCATGAATATTCTTATTCTATTTATGATCTTACCGGCAAAGAAGTTGAATCTGGTAAAGGATTTAAGTCAGGGTTTGCAGGTAATGAATTGTTACCTGGCATTTATACAATAAAATTGCAGACTTTTCAGTCTACAAGGACTGTACGCATTATTAAAAGATAA
- a CDS encoding cadmium resistance transporter — protein sequence MEIYLPSIILAITTFALTNIDDLMILSMYFSNPAYKKSNVVIGQYLGVMTLVIISLSGFILGKVVEPRWIGLLGIIPIVLGLKGIIALFKSDNDETQNAEGASKTKIQYLNVALVTIANGGDNLGVYTPLFASNSLTTIMLFVIVFMVMIAVWCVLAFYFVKHPFVEKVLGKYGHIILPVFLIALGIWILAESKSFSFFVLIASRFNYP from the coding sequence ATGGAAATTTACTTGCCATCAATCATTCTGGCAATAACAACATTTGCTTTAACTAATATTGATGATCTCATGATTCTCAGTATGTATTTTTCCAACCCTGCATATAAAAAGAGCAATGTCGTTATAGGTCAGTATTTGGGAGTGATGACATTAGTGATCATTAGTCTTTCCGGGTTTATTCTTGGGAAGGTGGTTGAACCAAGATGGATTGGATTACTTGGTATTATACCGATAGTGCTTGGATTGAAAGGGATCATAGCTCTTTTTAAATCTGATAATGATGAAACACAAAATGCTGAAGGTGCTTCTAAGACTAAGATTCAATATTTAAATGTAGCTTTAGTAACAATTGCAAATGGCGGAGATAATCTGGGCGTTTATACTCCTTTGTTTGCAAGTAATTCACTAACCACTATTATGCTATTTGTCATAGTGTTTATGGTGATGATTGCTGTTTGGTGTGTTCTTGCTTTTTATTTTGTTAAACATCCTTTTGTTGAAAAGGTATTGGGTAAATATGGACATATAATCCTTCCCGTATTTTTGATTGCTCTTGGTATTTGGATATTGGCAGAATCAAAAAGCTTTAGTTTTTTCGTATTAATTGCTTCTAGGTTCAATTATCCATAG